A DNA window from Synchiropus splendidus isolate RoL2022-P1 chromosome 2, RoL_Sspl_1.0, whole genome shotgun sequence contains the following coding sequences:
- the LOC128753475 gene encoding transmembrane channel-like protein 5 isoform X1 has translation MSRYSNGGVFNPAYHDSETLELDRSNRGRHHTNPYAGEDPARWNHGAAAHHYPTGQSTNDGSARVPWGGWQEESWRGRESIPMGLLSTRPESPGFQHDFSHSTFQINSSSQYDGFSSTRLPLASTAGHMTMRWRGAGMRRMGMFPDADPAHAAFTEEAIRSEMENEEQDLVKELVGLSTSERVSAIRNLPMTFEEKKHIRHQVLAFKSSKREFTCFSDCTENISLSLRRCDYSLRSARQSMELWQGTFKEIGGRFGTSVLSYFLFLKWLLLLNIISFLVNFGFITIPLLVYDHTPNVPSNLNFRGLEILTGAGYFNYTVMYYGGYSNETLSGTVEYDMQLAYFFTICVYMVLCGITLIYSMASSFKTNYVLVGTVSNSAWQLLCSWDFSLTNERAVRLRRSNLRVQLKESLSEKAQRNQLTNKEKLKHYGIHLGSWLLSTGLAVGCAASVYFLCQFEGGRTTDDENWTLIQEAETLLVPFVVSLINLVIPLFYSLFNKFECYSSQRRQIYALVLRNVILKMFVLGILCHYWMHVVAQNFSCWESMVGQALYRLVIFDFLFLMLGSFFGEFLSNVIGTRVFPRLGVPEFDVARNVLELTYSQTLAWIGIYFSPLLPAIQILKYFLLFYLKKVSLTRNCQPPRRSGRAAQMKTIFIALLFFPFFVGALSVVGYTSWSLIPSQQCGPFRGLNNTFSVVGHWIDDLEGVIESEWVVWIYKNVIKSEIFYFLCTLIILVVIYIFWQVTQGRKQLISLLRQQIVNEGKDKSFLLEKLRNMQQSQPDPKPKQKKQRHHKRQDDPSSSGQSNSNAVVQGLFARQQLEEEERSSHGGVPVPSDLSPSSALAQALAARQRATSQNQFADPEMALGSAGYTVTQVRHREEDVSGSSVSSVMMQVMQARQRVEEEDGMQWVSDPAHTSSSALIQAMLARQQAQNEFDDGY, from the exons ATGTCAAGATACAGCAACGGAGGGGTTTTTAATCCAGCCTACCATGACAGCGAAACTTTGGAGCTTGACAG GTCCAACAGAGGACGGCATCACACGAACCCATATGCTGGAGAAGATCCAGCCAGGTGGAATCATGGTGCCGCAGCTCATCACTACCCGACTGGTCAAAGCACCAACGATGGGTCAGCTCGGGTCCCGTGGGGTGGATGGCAAGAGGAGAGCTGGCGGGGCAGGGAGAGCATCCCCATGGGGCTCCTCTCTACACGCCCCGAGAGCCCGGGATTTCAGCATGACTTCA GCCACAGCACATTCCAGATCAACTCCAGCAGCCAGTATGATGGATTCTCATCCACTCGACTTCCTTTGGCATCGACAG CAGGACACATGACGATGAGATGGCGGGGCGCTGGAATGCGAAGGATGGGCATGTTTCCTGACGCAGATCCTGCTCACGCGGCGTTCACAGAGGAAGCCATCAGAAGCGAGATGGAAAACG AGGAGCAGGACCTGGTTAAAGAACTTGTCGGCCTGTCAACAAGCGAGAGAGTCAGTGCCATTCGGAACCTCCCCATGACCTTCGAGGAGAAGAAACacatacg GCACCAGGTGTTGGCTTTCAAGTCCTCCAAGCGGGAATTCACGTGTTTCTCTGACTGCACAGAAAACATATCACTA TCTCTCCGCAGGTGTGATTACTCTCTGAGGTCAGCCAGACAGAGCATGGAGCTGTGGCAGGGAACGTTTAAGGAAATCGGAGGCCGATTTGGGACAAGCGTCCTCTCCTACTTCCTTTTCCTCAAGTGGTTGCTGTTGCTCAACATTATCTCCTTCCTGGTCAACTTTGGCTTCATCACCATCCCACTGCTTGTTTATGATCACACGCCCAATGTACCTTCAAACCTCAACTTCAGAGGACTGGAGATCCTCACTGGAGCT GGTTACTTCAACTACACCGTGATGTACTACGGTGGCTACAGCAATGAAACACTTTCTGGTACGGTGGAATACGACATGCAGCTGGCTTATTTTTTCACCATCTGTGTGTACATGGTGCTGTGTGGGATCACGCTCATCTACAG cATGGCGAGCTCTTTCAAGACGAACTACGTTCTAGTGGGCACCGTTTCAAACAGCGCCTGGCAGCTTCTGTGCAGCTGGGATTTCAGCTTGACCAATGAGAGAGCAGTAAGACTGCGGAGGAGCAACCTTCGTGTCCAGCTAAAG GAATCTTTGTCAGAAAAAGCCCAGCGGAATCAGTTGACCAACAAAGAGAAGCTCAAACACTACGGGATTCATCTGGGCTCGTGGCTCCTCTCCACGGGTCTGGCGGTGGGCTGCGCTGCCAGTGTCTACTTCCTGTGCCAATTTGAAGGCGGG CGGACCACTGACGACGAAAACTGGACCCTGATTCAGGAGGCAGAGACTCTTCTTGTTCCCTTTGTGGTGTCACTGATCAACCTGGTCATCCCACTCTTCTACTCCCTCTTCAACAAGTTCGAGTGCTACTCCAGCCAGAGGCGTCAGATCTACGCCCTGGTGCTCAG GAACGTCATACTCAAGATGTTCGTCCTGGGCATTCTATGCCACTATTGGATGCATGTGGTTGCACAGAATTTCTCA TGTTGGGAGTCCATGGTGGGACAAGCTTTGTACCGTCTGGTCATATTCGACTTTTTGTTTCTAATGTTGGGCTCCTTCTTTGGAGAGTTTCTCAGCAA TGTGATCGGGACCAGAGTCTTCCCTCGTCTGGGGGTTCCCGAATTTGACGTGGCGAGAAACGTTCTAGAGCTCACCTATTCCCAAACTCTTGCCTG GATTGGAATTTATTTCTCTCCACTGCTTCCTGCCATCCAGATCCTTAAGTACTTCCTCCTGTTCTACCTGAAGAAG GTCAGTCTGACACGCAACTGTCAACCTCCGCGGCGTTCAGGCAGGGCAGCTCAGATGAAGACCATCTTCATCGCCCTGCTCTTCTTCCCTTTCTTTGTGGGAGCACTGTCTGTGGTGGGCTACACTTCCTGGAG TTTGATCCCGTCCCAACAGTGCGGTCCGTTCCGTGGCCTCAACAACACCTTCAGCGTGGTGGGTCACTGGATCGACGATCTGGAGGGCGTTATTGAGTCGGAGTGGGTGGTGTGGATTTACAAGAACGTCATCAAAAGCGAAATCTTCTATTTCCTGTGTACACTCATTATATT GGTGGTCATTTATATCTTCTGGCAGGTCACTCAGGGCCGTAAGCAGCTTATCAGCCTCCTGAGACAACAGATTGTTAAC GAGGGGAAGGACAAGTCGTTCTTACTGGAGAAGTTGAGAAACATGCAACAATCTCAACCAGACCCCAAGCCCaaacagaagaaacagagg CATCATAAACGTCAAGACGATCCCTCATCGAGCGGACAGTCGAACTCCAACGCTGTGGTCCAAGGTTTATTTGCCCGCCAACAGCtcgaggaagaggagaggagcagccaCGGAGGCGTGCCGGTTCCTTCAGACCTGAGCCCATCCAGTGCCCTGGCACAAGCCTTGGCAGCCAGACAGAGAGCCACGAGCCAAAACCAGTTTGCAGATCCTGAGATGGCTTTGGGTTCAGCAGGGTACACAGTCACGCAGGTCAGACACAGAGAGGAGGACGTCTCTGGATCCTCGGTGTCCAGCGTGATGATGCAGGTGATGCAGGCCAGGCAgagagtggaggaagaggacgggATGCAGTGGGTGTCTGACCCGGCCCACACAAGCTCCAGCGCTCTCATACAGGCCATGCTCGCCCGGCAGCAGGCCCAGAACGAGTTCGATGATGGATATTAA
- the LOC128753475 gene encoding transmembrane channel-like protein 5 isoform X2 has translation MSRYSNGGVFNPAYHDSETLELDRSNRGRHHTNPYAGEDPARWNHGAAAHHYPTGQSTNDGSARVPWGGWQEESWRGRESIPMGLLSTRPESPGFQHDFSHSTFQINSSSQYDGFSSTRLPLASTGHMTMRWRGAGMRRMGMFPDADPAHAAFTEEAIRSEMENEEQDLVKELVGLSTSERVSAIRNLPMTFEEKKHIRHQVLAFKSSKREFTCFSDCTENISLSLRRCDYSLRSARQSMELWQGTFKEIGGRFGTSVLSYFLFLKWLLLLNIISFLVNFGFITIPLLVYDHTPNVPSNLNFRGLEILTGAGYFNYTVMYYGGYSNETLSGTVEYDMQLAYFFTICVYMVLCGITLIYSMASSFKTNYVLVGTVSNSAWQLLCSWDFSLTNERAVRLRRSNLRVQLKESLSEKAQRNQLTNKEKLKHYGIHLGSWLLSTGLAVGCAASVYFLCQFEGGRTTDDENWTLIQEAETLLVPFVVSLINLVIPLFYSLFNKFECYSSQRRQIYALVLRNVILKMFVLGILCHYWMHVVAQNFSCWESMVGQALYRLVIFDFLFLMLGSFFGEFLSNVIGTRVFPRLGVPEFDVARNVLELTYSQTLAWIGIYFSPLLPAIQILKYFLLFYLKKVSLTRNCQPPRRSGRAAQMKTIFIALLFFPFFVGALSVVGYTSWSLIPSQQCGPFRGLNNTFSVVGHWIDDLEGVIESEWVVWIYKNVIKSEIFYFLCTLIILVVIYIFWQVTQGRKQLISLLRQQIVNEGKDKSFLLEKLRNMQQSQPDPKPKQKKQRHHKRQDDPSSSGQSNSNAVVQGLFARQQLEEEERSSHGGVPVPSDLSPSSALAQALAARQRATSQNQFADPEMALGSAGYTVTQVRHREEDVSGSSVSSVMMQVMQARQRVEEEDGMQWVSDPAHTSSSALIQAMLARQQAQNEFDDGY, from the exons ATGTCAAGATACAGCAACGGAGGGGTTTTTAATCCAGCCTACCATGACAGCGAAACTTTGGAGCTTGACAG GTCCAACAGAGGACGGCATCACACGAACCCATATGCTGGAGAAGATCCAGCCAGGTGGAATCATGGTGCCGCAGCTCATCACTACCCGACTGGTCAAAGCACCAACGATGGGTCAGCTCGGGTCCCGTGGGGTGGATGGCAAGAGGAGAGCTGGCGGGGCAGGGAGAGCATCCCCATGGGGCTCCTCTCTACACGCCCCGAGAGCCCGGGATTTCAGCATGACTTCA GCCACAGCACATTCCAGATCAACTCCAGCAGCCAGTATGATGGATTCTCATCCACTCGACTTCCTTTGGCATCGACAG GACACATGACGATGAGATGGCGGGGCGCTGGAATGCGAAGGATGGGCATGTTTCCTGACGCAGATCCTGCTCACGCGGCGTTCACAGAGGAAGCCATCAGAAGCGAGATGGAAAACG AGGAGCAGGACCTGGTTAAAGAACTTGTCGGCCTGTCAACAAGCGAGAGAGTCAGTGCCATTCGGAACCTCCCCATGACCTTCGAGGAGAAGAAACacatacg GCACCAGGTGTTGGCTTTCAAGTCCTCCAAGCGGGAATTCACGTGTTTCTCTGACTGCACAGAAAACATATCACTA TCTCTCCGCAGGTGTGATTACTCTCTGAGGTCAGCCAGACAGAGCATGGAGCTGTGGCAGGGAACGTTTAAGGAAATCGGAGGCCGATTTGGGACAAGCGTCCTCTCCTACTTCCTTTTCCTCAAGTGGTTGCTGTTGCTCAACATTATCTCCTTCCTGGTCAACTTTGGCTTCATCACCATCCCACTGCTTGTTTATGATCACACGCCCAATGTACCTTCAAACCTCAACTTCAGAGGACTGGAGATCCTCACTGGAGCT GGTTACTTCAACTACACCGTGATGTACTACGGTGGCTACAGCAATGAAACACTTTCTGGTACGGTGGAATACGACATGCAGCTGGCTTATTTTTTCACCATCTGTGTGTACATGGTGCTGTGTGGGATCACGCTCATCTACAG cATGGCGAGCTCTTTCAAGACGAACTACGTTCTAGTGGGCACCGTTTCAAACAGCGCCTGGCAGCTTCTGTGCAGCTGGGATTTCAGCTTGACCAATGAGAGAGCAGTAAGACTGCGGAGGAGCAACCTTCGTGTCCAGCTAAAG GAATCTTTGTCAGAAAAAGCCCAGCGGAATCAGTTGACCAACAAAGAGAAGCTCAAACACTACGGGATTCATCTGGGCTCGTGGCTCCTCTCCACGGGTCTGGCGGTGGGCTGCGCTGCCAGTGTCTACTTCCTGTGCCAATTTGAAGGCGGG CGGACCACTGACGACGAAAACTGGACCCTGATTCAGGAGGCAGAGACTCTTCTTGTTCCCTTTGTGGTGTCACTGATCAACCTGGTCATCCCACTCTTCTACTCCCTCTTCAACAAGTTCGAGTGCTACTCCAGCCAGAGGCGTCAGATCTACGCCCTGGTGCTCAG GAACGTCATACTCAAGATGTTCGTCCTGGGCATTCTATGCCACTATTGGATGCATGTGGTTGCACAGAATTTCTCA TGTTGGGAGTCCATGGTGGGACAAGCTTTGTACCGTCTGGTCATATTCGACTTTTTGTTTCTAATGTTGGGCTCCTTCTTTGGAGAGTTTCTCAGCAA TGTGATCGGGACCAGAGTCTTCCCTCGTCTGGGGGTTCCCGAATTTGACGTGGCGAGAAACGTTCTAGAGCTCACCTATTCCCAAACTCTTGCCTG GATTGGAATTTATTTCTCTCCACTGCTTCCTGCCATCCAGATCCTTAAGTACTTCCTCCTGTTCTACCTGAAGAAG GTCAGTCTGACACGCAACTGTCAACCTCCGCGGCGTTCAGGCAGGGCAGCTCAGATGAAGACCATCTTCATCGCCCTGCTCTTCTTCCCTTTCTTTGTGGGAGCACTGTCTGTGGTGGGCTACACTTCCTGGAG TTTGATCCCGTCCCAACAGTGCGGTCCGTTCCGTGGCCTCAACAACACCTTCAGCGTGGTGGGTCACTGGATCGACGATCTGGAGGGCGTTATTGAGTCGGAGTGGGTGGTGTGGATTTACAAGAACGTCATCAAAAGCGAAATCTTCTATTTCCTGTGTACACTCATTATATT GGTGGTCATTTATATCTTCTGGCAGGTCACTCAGGGCCGTAAGCAGCTTATCAGCCTCCTGAGACAACAGATTGTTAAC GAGGGGAAGGACAAGTCGTTCTTACTGGAGAAGTTGAGAAACATGCAACAATCTCAACCAGACCCCAAGCCCaaacagaagaaacagagg CATCATAAACGTCAAGACGATCCCTCATCGAGCGGACAGTCGAACTCCAACGCTGTGGTCCAAGGTTTATTTGCCCGCCAACAGCtcgaggaagaggagaggagcagccaCGGAGGCGTGCCGGTTCCTTCAGACCTGAGCCCATCCAGTGCCCTGGCACAAGCCTTGGCAGCCAGACAGAGAGCCACGAGCCAAAACCAGTTTGCAGATCCTGAGATGGCTTTGGGTTCAGCAGGGTACACAGTCACGCAGGTCAGACACAGAGAGGAGGACGTCTCTGGATCCTCGGTGTCCAGCGTGATGATGCAGGTGATGCAGGCCAGGCAgagagtggaggaagaggacgggATGCAGTGGGTGTCTGACCCGGCCCACACAAGCTCCAGCGCTCTCATACAGGCCATGCTCGCCCGGCAGCAGGCCCAGAACGAGTTCGATGATGGATATTAA